The proteins below come from a single Candidatus Eisenbacteria bacterium genomic window:
- a CDS encoding SLBB domain-containing protein gives MTILGEAQRSWTIPVTPEGTVIIPPVGAISVAPLTLLEAKQRVSEELLSYYRNVEIQFVLTQLRRFEVHVLGQVENPGTYIVTALTRVSSAIEMAGGFLEEGSRRSLTIRGLDGETEYADVLRFEMLGEREWNPFVSDGDIVYVPVKLREASVHGGVALPGRYEIVEGEKIMDFIRIAGGFTDDAIRDSVEIRRFLVDEPSRTRRFFVDLSVDPPRSDEPDLLIRAGDEIFVRGIPQWHLQRAVTVTGEVLFPGVYAIDEGRERLSELITRAGGFTEDADLIEASVTRRSFRSEAEDREFERLRTMPVADMSEDEYAYFKMRSREKKEEVVVDFVSLFRENDAEEDILLRRGDVVTVPQMSKTITVSGQIVNPGRLPFTEGEDYRYYIERAGGYARRASKGKIRIIKGSTGIWFNRGETDLEPGDTIWIPEKPDRDYWALFKDFMTVAAQVATVYIVVDQATK, from the coding sequence GTGACCATTCTCGGAGAAGCCCAGAGATCCTGGACGATACCGGTCACGCCGGAGGGGACCGTAATCATCCCACCGGTCGGGGCGATCTCCGTGGCTCCTCTGACCCTGCTTGAGGCCAAACAACGGGTAAGTGAAGAACTTCTAAGCTATTACCGGAATGTAGAAATCCAGTTTGTTCTCACCCAACTCCGTCGCTTCGAGGTCCACGTGCTCGGCCAGGTCGAGAATCCCGGCACCTACATCGTAACCGCGCTGACGCGCGTCTCCTCCGCCATCGAGATGGCGGGCGGATTCCTGGAAGAAGGGTCGCGCCGGAGCCTGACGATCCGCGGTTTGGACGGGGAGACGGAGTATGCCGACGTCCTCCGTTTCGAAATGCTCGGTGAGAGAGAGTGGAATCCATTCGTCTCCGACGGCGATATCGTCTACGTCCCCGTGAAGCTGCGGGAGGCGAGCGTCCACGGCGGCGTCGCCCTTCCGGGGCGCTACGAGATCGTCGAAGGAGAGAAGATCATGGACTTCATCCGGATCGCCGGAGGATTCACGGACGATGCGATCCGGGATTCGGTGGAGATCCGCCGTTTTCTAGTCGACGAGCCGTCCCGAACGCGCCGCTTCTTCGTCGATCTCTCGGTCGATCCTCCGCGGAGCGACGAACCGGATCTTCTTATTCGCGCGGGGGACGAGATTTTCGTACGGGGGATCCCGCAGTGGCATCTGCAGCGGGCGGTGACCGTGACGGGCGAGGTGCTGTTTCCGGGCGTCTACGCGATCGATGAGGGGCGGGAACGTCTGAGCGAGTTGATCACGCGCGCGGGCGGCTTCACGGAAGACGCCGACTTGATCGAAGCGAGCGTGACACGCCGCTCTTTCCGCAGCGAGGCGGAGGATCGCGAGTTCGAGCGTCTCCGCACCATGCCGGTCGCCGACATGTCCGAGGACGAGTACGCCTACTTCAAGATGCGTTCCCGGGAGAAGAAGGAAGAGGTGGTGGTCGACTTCGTTTCCCTTTTCCGGGAGAACGACGCGGAAGAAGACATTCTTCTCCGTCGAGGGGATGTAGTCACCGTGCCCCAGATGAGCAAGACGATCACGGTGAGCGGGCAGATCGTCAATCCGGGTCGTCTTCCCTTCACCGAGGGAGAGGACTACCGCTACTACATCGAGCGGGCCGGCGGCTACGCGCGACGGGCATCGAAGGGGAAAATACGCATCATCAAGGGTTCGACGGGAATCTGGTTCAACCGGGGAGAAACCGATCTCGAGCCGGGCGACACGATCTGGATCCCGGAAAAACCGGACCGGGATTACTGGGCTCTCTTCAAGGATTTCATGACCGTCGCCGCCCAGGTCGCCACGGTCTACATCGTCGTCGACCAGGCCACGAAATGA
- a CDS encoding glycosyltransferase, whose protein sequence is MGDSQEKLRILHTVPYAPVPPDSGGKLVPYHHATGLARRGHALTLIAPIRRESDEEALRSLSGSVEVRSVSCAAPSRGRIVGRILKSSLSYRVTRHTLPAVARETARLLEGDHFDVVLLDTLFTAYLIPLIRESARKTPVVLVNHNFESLLFRRYLSGRSPFVRAAGLIELARVRRAEKEAAAAADRVLVLSGRDREGLLELSPEARISVLPPGAPVRPGERIPPPERPDTVIFLGNYRWEPNRQAARWLAQEIFPRIRRAAPDAELRLAGEDPDSAIAPLHDPGRGIRVLGHIEDAATTIQGAAIFAVPLRVGGGVRLKILEAMANERPVVSTTLGAEGIPYVSGEHLLEADGEEAIAAGIILLIRDRERAARIARAGRELVEKKFGWDRIVERLEAFLFETVRCN, encoded by the coding sequence ATGGGGGATTCGCAGGAGAAGCTCCGGATCCTTCATACGGTTCCCTACGCGCCCGTTCCCCCCGATTCGGGGGGAAAGCTCGTCCCTTATCACCACGCCACCGGGCTCGCCCGCCGCGGCCACGCCTTGACGCTGATCGCGCCCATTCGCCGGGAAAGCGACGAAGAGGCGCTCCGGAGCCTTTCGGGATCCGTGGAGGTTCGTTCCGTTTCTTGCGCGGCTCCATCGAGGGGCCGGATCGTCGGACGCATCCTGAAGAGTAGTCTCTCGTATCGCGTCACGCGTCACACGCTCCCCGCCGTCGCTCGGGAGACGGCCCGCTTGCTCGAAGGGGATCATTTCGACGTGGTCCTTCTCGACACGCTCTTTACCGCCTATCTGATTCCGTTGATCCGAGAATCCGCGCGGAAGACGCCGGTGGTTTTGGTGAACCACAACTTCGAGAGCCTGCTCTTCCGGCGTTATCTGTCGGGACGTTCCCCATTCGTACGCGCTGCGGGACTCATCGAACTGGCGCGCGTTCGGCGAGCCGAGAAGGAGGCGGCCGCCGCAGCGGACCGCGTCCTCGTCCTTTCCGGGCGCGACCGGGAGGGGCTGCTGGAACTGTCACCCGAGGCGCGGATCAGCGTGCTACCGCCCGGCGCGCCCGTCCGGCCGGGCGAGAGGATCCCTCCCCCCGAGCGTCCGGACACCGTGATCTTCCTCGGGAATTACCGGTGGGAGCCGAATCGGCAAGCTGCTCGATGGCTCGCGCAAGAGATCTTTCCGAGGATCCGCCGCGCCGCCCCGGACGCCGAACTCCGGCTCGCAGGCGAGGACCCGGACAGTGCGATCGCGCCCTTGCACGATCCGGGACGTGGAATCCGCGTCCTCGGGCATATCGAGGACGCGGCGACGACGATACAAGGCGCGGCGATCTTCGCGGTTCCCCTTCGGGTCGGCGGAGGAGTGCGCCTGAAAATCTTGGAAGCGATGGCGAACGAGAGGCCCGTCGTGAGCACGACCCTCGGCGCCGAGGGAATCCCGTACGTCTCCGGCGAGCATCTCCTCGAAGCGGACGGCGAAGAGGCGATCGCGGCCGGGATCATCTTGTTGATCCGCGATCGGGAGAGGGCGGCGCGGATCGCCCGTGCGGGCAGGGAATTGGTGGAGAAGAAATTCGGTTGGGACCGAATCGTGGAGCGACTGGAGGCGTTTCTTTTCGAGACGGTTCGTTGTAACTAG
- the ftcD gene encoding glutamate formimidoyltransferase, which translates to MALVECVPNISEGRDRAVIDAVVAEAEKSGVTVLDVDPGQATNRTVITFVGSPDQVVEGAFLLIRKAAELIDMRHHHGAHARMGATDVCPFVPVSGVSMDDCVELANRLGKRVGDELGIPVYLYEFAATTPERKNLAYVRQGEYEGLAENIKKPERKPDYGPATFNPGAGATAISARKFLIAYNINLNTLDRKLAHDIALNIREAGRSKRDDEGKIVRDKSGKAVKTPGLFKSIKAVGWVIEEYKRAQISINFTDFDVSPVHEVFDEVCKQATERGMRVTGSELVGLIPKEALLRAGVHYLKKQGRSHGVPESLLIETAAQSLGLGDLYPFKPEEKVIEYRVGERMGPLASMRVCDFSDEVSTESPAPGGGSVAAVCGSMGAALAGMVANLTVRKKGMEDVWDEMADLAAEAQPLKDFFLHAIDRDTDAFGAVLDARRLPKKTDEEIAARDAAVLEAMKKAVTVPFDTLAATEKVIDLAGRAAEKGNPASASDAAVAAICAEGAAEGAWFNVIINLADLDDPAFVDDIRRRADEILERARAASKAVRDAVAKKLGA; encoded by the coding sequence ATGGCTCTCGTCGAATGCGTACCGAACATCAGCGAAGGCCGGGACCGGGCCGTGATCGACGCCGTCGTGGCCGAGGCGGAGAAGTCGGGCGTCACCGTGCTCGACGTCGACCCGGGACAGGCGACCAACCGGACGGTGATCACTTTCGTGGGGAGCCCCGACCAGGTGGTGGAGGGGGCCTTCCTGCTGATCCGGAAGGCGGCGGAACTGATCGACATGCGACACCATCACGGGGCGCACGCCCGGATGGGCGCCACCGACGTCTGCCCCTTCGTCCCCGTCTCCGGCGTCAGCATGGACGACTGCGTGGAACTCGCCAACCGTCTCGGCAAGCGGGTCGGTGACGAGCTGGGCATTCCGGTCTACCTGTACGAATTCGCCGCCACCACGCCGGAGAGGAAGAACCTCGCCTACGTCCGGCAGGGCGAATACGAAGGGCTCGCCGAGAACATCAAGAAGCCGGAGAGGAAGCCGGACTACGGCCCCGCGACCTTCAATCCCGGCGCCGGCGCGACGGCGATCAGCGCGCGCAAATTCCTCATCGCCTACAACATCAACCTGAACACGCTGGACCGCAAACTCGCCCACGACATCGCCCTCAACATCCGCGAGGCGGGGCGGTCGAAACGGGACGACGAGGGGAAGATCGTTCGCGACAAGAGCGGCAAGGCGGTCAAGACGCCCGGTCTTTTCAAGAGCATCAAGGCGGTGGGCTGGGTGATCGAGGAGTACAAGCGCGCCCAGATCTCGATCAATTTCACGGACTTCGACGTGTCGCCGGTGCACGAGGTCTTCGACGAAGTGTGCAAGCAGGCGACGGAGCGGGGGATGCGCGTCACCGGCAGCGAGTTGGTCGGGCTGATCCCCAAGGAGGCGCTCCTGCGCGCGGGCGTCCATTACCTCAAAAAGCAGGGGCGCTCCCACGGCGTCCCCGAATCGCTTCTCATCGAGACGGCGGCGCAGTCCCTCGGCCTGGGCGATCTTTATCCCTTTAAGCCCGAAGAGAAAGTGATCGAGTACCGCGTCGGTGAAAGGATGGGGCCGCTCGCGTCGATGCGGGTGTGCGATTTCTCCGACGAGGTCTCCACCGAGTCCCCCGCGCCGGGCGGCGGGAGCGTGGCGGCGGTGTGCGGATCGATGGGCGCCGCCCTGGCCGGCATGGTGGCGAACCTGACGGTGCGGAAGAAGGGGATGGAGGACGTCTGGGACGAGATGGCCGATCTCGCCGCCGAGGCGCAGCCTCTGAAGGACTTCTTCCTGCACGCCATCGACCGGGACACCGACGCTTTCGGCGCGGTGCTCGACGCGCGCCGCCTACCCAAGAAGACCGACGAGGAGATCGCCGCGCGCGACGCGGCGGTTCTGGAGGCGATGAAGAAGGCCGTCACGGTCCCCTTCGATACCCTCGCCGCGACGGAGAAGGTGATCGATCTCGCCGGCCGCGCCGCGGAAAAAGGGAATCCGGCGAGCGCCTCCGACGCGGCGGTGGCTGCGATCTGCGCCGAAGGGGCCGCCGAGGGCGCCTGGTTCAACGTGATCATCAACCTGGCGGACCTGGACGACCCGGCCTTCGTCGACGACATCCGCCGCCGCGCCGACGAGATTCTCGAACGCGCCCGGGCCGCCTCGAAAGCCGTGCGCGACGCCGTGGCGAAGAAGCTCGGGGCGTAG
- a CDS encoding GreA/GreB family elongation factor, with the protein MEDLRSVLKLDEHPKGGAVDLSGELVDRIDAAVEAALAEEGGADRLLSLLNPLVQGRDVGVSVLYATAFTQARSGETELAQQIFSILCEQLEQKAKWEPLGAVMERVLAHAGSPEFARVAARLWRKGGGRHAKVDLLRRAYGLDPENHLILWALGASLMEGGDAEGSFLLAKSLPGFAAKKDVERVEEGVLAILERPERRHLVLVTEALDRLIREGEGETAVTLLELAQDALIGQGLAGDVWTILRRALEKSTEKEAFRGVARTMGIAAHGAIRKPERLFDRAGIAEKSVPVEDALVALDRLLELPPGRHVLHGSWGVGEIIDNDGERLQIRFEKEGERSMSVSLAKTALYLLNPQDLRAKVYVDRPGMLSALRGDQAEFLFHVMQHLGGEAGVDDVRKLLVRLELLEPTGWSEWWKQARRGAEKDERFDLSQLFRKVIRLHKEGERTSPLPEVDLKSKLRRGIDLLVKFLEQHPEDAGEVVRRYGEELRVRSAEKDRPPTERVQALLLLRRAGDTGENGFQEAILEFAKAPDLTRFGTEQQKDLLEMAPPEVRETAAFILLDSRVQSIRREAWRILSEGEGSGREKNIWAVIGGSPQRGYAVFHIVRELTGEPTVSQWALMDALVHLIENPEKDVLRRNALDFLETEKFRAALAAAPATDEEASSLRNQLLHWRHSERFLFPIVEALKGTPLGGVAEEVEAQRQSMHATREDGIYDRFGGRVLMTRATLIRLRKEVEELDWDLKTTIPQEIRKARELGDLRENAEYDAAKKKQADATQRLEELYHRVRLAQPIEEIEILEDQIGPGTEVDLRGSGGDLRTYWVLGEGDRTFGDNVISYRAPLGEKLLGKRVGEDVELIDEERFRVDAIRVRLPEAGEGD; encoded by the coding sequence GTGGAGGATCTCCGTAGCGTTCTCAAGCTGGATGAGCACCCGAAGGGGGGAGCGGTCGATCTCTCCGGGGAGCTGGTGGATCGGATCGACGCGGCGGTGGAAGCCGCCCTGGCCGAGGAGGGGGGCGCGGACCGCCTTCTTTCTCTGCTGAACCCCCTCGTGCAGGGGAGGGACGTGGGCGTGTCGGTGCTCTACGCGACCGCCTTCACGCAGGCCCGCTCCGGCGAAACCGAACTCGCCCAACAGATCTTCTCCATCCTCTGCGAGCAGCTCGAACAGAAGGCGAAATGGGAGCCCCTGGGAGCGGTCATGGAGAGGGTGCTCGCCCACGCCGGATCCCCCGAGTTCGCCCGCGTCGCTGCGCGGCTCTGGCGGAAGGGGGGCGGCAGGCACGCCAAGGTGGATCTCCTCCGGAGGGCCTACGGGCTCGATCCGGAGAATCACCTGATTCTCTGGGCCCTCGGCGCTTCCCTGATGGAGGGGGGAGACGCCGAGGGCTCTTTTCTTTTGGCGAAATCCCTTCCCGGGTTCGCCGCCAAAAAGGACGTGGAGAGGGTGGAGGAGGGGGTTCTGGCGATCCTGGAGCGCCCGGAACGCCGCCATTTGGTTCTCGTCACGGAGGCGCTCGACCGCCTGATCCGTGAGGGGGAGGGAGAAACGGCGGTCACCCTTCTGGAGCTGGCCCAGGATGCCCTTATCGGGCAGGGGCTCGCCGGAGATGTCTGGACGATTCTCCGCCGGGCGCTGGAGAAATCCACGGAGAAGGAGGCTTTCCGCGGCGTCGCCCGGACGATGGGGATCGCCGCCCACGGCGCGATCCGCAAACCGGAGCGTCTTTTCGATCGCGCCGGGATCGCCGAGAAGAGCGTTCCCGTCGAAGATGCGCTCGTCGCGCTCGACAGGCTCCTCGAGCTGCCGCCGGGGCGCCACGTGCTTCACGGGAGCTGGGGAGTCGGCGAGATCATCGACAACGACGGCGAGCGGCTGCAGATCCGCTTCGAGAAAGAGGGGGAGAGAAGCATGAGCGTCTCTCTCGCCAAAACGGCGCTTTACCTCCTCAACCCGCAGGACCTGCGCGCCAAGGTGTACGTGGACCGGCCGGGGATGCTGTCCGCGCTCCGGGGGGACCAGGCGGAGTTTCTCTTCCACGTGATGCAGCACCTCGGTGGCGAAGCGGGGGTGGACGACGTCCGTAAGTTGTTGGTGCGACTCGAGCTGCTCGAGCCGACCGGTTGGTCCGAGTGGTGGAAACAGGCGCGGCGCGGCGCGGAAAAGGACGAACGATTCGATCTCTCCCAGCTCTTCCGCAAGGTGATCCGCCTTCACAAGGAGGGGGAGCGGACGTCGCCGCTTCCCGAGGTGGACCTGAAGTCCAAGCTCCGCCGCGGCATTGATTTGCTCGTCAAGTTTTTGGAGCAGCACCCGGAGGACGCCGGCGAGGTGGTCCGCCGTTACGGCGAGGAACTGCGCGTCCGGTCGGCGGAGAAGGATCGCCCCCCCACGGAGCGGGTGCAGGCGCTTCTCCTGCTGCGCCGCGCCGGCGACACGGGCGAGAACGGGTTCCAGGAGGCGATCCTCGAGTTCGCCAAGGCGCCCGACCTGACCCGCTTCGGCACGGAACAGCAGAAGGACCTTCTCGAGATGGCGCCGCCGGAGGTGCGGGAGACCGCCGCCTTCATCCTTCTCGATTCGCGCGTCCAGTCGATTAGGCGCGAGGCGTGGCGCATTCTCTCCGAAGGGGAGGGGAGCGGCCGGGAGAAGAACATCTGGGCCGTGATCGGCGGCAGCCCGCAGCGCGGCTACGCCGTCTTCCACATCGTGCGGGAACTGACCGGCGAGCCGACGGTTTCGCAGTGGGCGCTCATGGACGCGCTGGTCCACCTGATCGAGAATCCGGAGAAGGACGTCCTCCGGCGGAACGCCCTCGATTTCCTGGAGACGGAGAAGTTCCGCGCCGCGCTCGCCGCCGCTCCGGCGACCGACGAGGAGGCGAGTTCCCTCCGGAATCAGCTCCTGCATTGGCGCCACTCCGAGCGCTTTCTCTTCCCCATCGTGGAGGCGTTGAAGGGGACTCCTCTCGGCGGGGTCGCCGAGGAGGTGGAAGCGCAGCGCCAGTCGATGCACGCCACGCGCGAGGATGGGATCTACGACCGGTTCGGCGGCCGGGTGCTCATGACCCGCGCCACTCTCATCCGTCTTCGCAAGGAGGTGGAAGAGCTGGACTGGGATTTGAAGACCACCATCCCACAGGAAATCCGGAAGGCTCGGGAGCTGGGCGATCTTCGGGAGAACGCCGAGTACGACGCGGCGAAGAAGAAGCAGGCGGACGCCACGCAGCGGCTCGAAGAACTGTACCATCGGGTCCGTCTCGCCCAGCCGATCGAGGAGATCGAGATTCTCGAGGACCAGATCGGACCCGGCACGGAGGTGGATCTGCGCGGTTCCGGCGGTGATCTCCGAACCTACTGGGTGTTGGGAGAGGGGGACCGCACGTTCGGCGATAACGTGATCAGCTATCGCGCCCCCCTGGGCGAGAAGCTGCTCGGTAAACGCGTCGGCGAGGATGTGGAGCTGATCGACGAGGAGCGCTTCCGGGTCGACGCGATCCGGGTCCGTCTTCCGGAGGCGGGCGAAGGGGACTAG
- a CDS encoding RNA methyltransferase: MFADGPFWIDRKDAPSREEIRFVLIGTTEPGNIGASARAIKAMGFGRLVLVSPPEGWRTPHAEAMAHGAEEILDGAETHGTVEEATAGCAWVVGTTRRTRRHHAEIVTPREWSGRLASIPGDERVAILFGPEKTGLSNEDVLRCRLIITVPTPMEHPSLNLAQAVMLLAYETALALREPAESVARPKPATAEELERLYETMDHALRVNEFEEKRRVALVRHLRLILHRAQLSAEETQTFFTLASRIRGPRPRGERRE, translated from the coding sequence ATGTTCGCGGACGGACCTTTTTGGATCGATCGAAAGGACGCGCCGTCGCGCGAGGAGATTCGCTTCGTCCTCATCGGCACCACCGAGCCGGGGAACATCGGCGCTTCGGCGCGGGCGATCAAGGCGATGGGTTTCGGGCGGCTCGTGCTCGTCTCGCCGCCGGAGGGATGGCGCACGCCCCACGCCGAGGCGATGGCCCACGGCGCCGAGGAGATCCTCGACGGGGCGGAGACCCACGGCACGGTGGAGGAGGCGACCGCCGGCTGCGCATGGGTTGTGGGAACCACGCGCCGCACCCGGCGCCACCATGCCGAAATCGTCACTCCGCGGGAGTGGAGCGGGCGGCTCGCCTCCATTCCCGGCGACGAAAGGGTGGCGATCCTCTTCGGTCCCGAGAAGACGGGGCTCAGCAACGAGGACGTGCTCCGCTGCCGCCTGATCATCACCGTGCCGACGCCGATGGAGCACCCCTCGCTCAACCTCGCCCAGGCGGTCATGCTCCTCGCCTACGAAACGGCCCTCGCCCTCAGGGAGCCGGCGGAGAGCGTCGCCCGTCCGAAGCCCGCCACCGCTGAGGAGTTGGAGAGGCTGTACGAGACCATGGACCACGCGCTCCGGGTCAACGAATTCGAAGAGAAGCGTCGCGTCGCGCTGGTTCGCCATCTCCGTCTGATCCTCCACCGCGCCCAGCTCAGCGCCGAGGAGACGCAGACCTTCTTCACCCTCGCTTCGCGAATCCGCGGGCCCCGTCCGAGGGGAGAGCGGCGGGAGTAA
- a CDS encoding biotin transporter BioY — protein sequence MQRQAVLTLADLVLPRRGLLARGAAVLGGTLLIALSAQIAIPFVPVPLTGQTFAVLLVAALLGGRLGAATMIAYLIEGAAGLPVFSGWSGGAARLFGPTGGYLIAFVPAAWIVGSLCERGWDRRFPTAALAMIAGNAVILLGGVAWLSLFTGVARAAAAGLVPFLAGDILKIVLAALALPAGWRLLGRTR from the coding sequence ATGCAACGGCAAGCGGTTCTTACACTTGCGGATCTCGTTCTTCCCCGGCGGGGGCTTCTCGCGCGCGGGGCGGCGGTCCTCGGGGGGACGCTGCTGATCGCCCTTTCGGCGCAGATCGCGATCCCCTTCGTCCCGGTTCCCCTGACCGGCCAGACTTTCGCCGTCCTTCTGGTCGCGGCCCTTCTCGGCGGGCGCCTCGGCGCGGCGACCATGATCGCGTATCTGATCGAAGGGGCGGCCGGCCTTCCGGTCTTCTCCGGCTGGAGCGGCGGCGCGGCCCGCCTCTTCGGCCCCACCGGCGGCTATCTGATCGCGTTCGTTCCCGCCGCCTGGATCGTCGGCTCTCTCTGCGAGCGAGGCTGGGATCGCCGCTTCCCGACGGCCGCTCTCGCCATGATCGCCGGAAACGCGGTCATTCTTCTCGGCGGCGTCGCCTGGCTCTCCCTCTTCACCGGCGTCGCGCGCGCCGCCGCCGCCGGCCTGGTCCCCTTCCTCGCCGGCGACATCCTGAAGATCGTCCTCGCCGCGCTCGCCCTCCCGGCGGGCTGGCGTCTTCTGGGCCGCACCCGGTAG